TAATAATTCGTCGCATATCATCGTTAAGGACTAGCACCTCATGTAGGGCAATCCTTCCTTTATAACCAGTCATATTACAGGAAGAACAGCCTTTGCCACGGGTTATTTTATCAATCTTCATCCCCCGTTTTGCAAAAATTTCAATCTCCCGCTTTGAAGCTTCTTGGACCTCACCACAATCACGACACACCTTACGAACTAAGCGTTGTGCGACAATACCGCTTAGTGAGGAAGCAAGTAAAAATGGTTCGACACCCATATCAATTAAACGTGTTACGGTTCCTAAAGAATCATTGGTATGAAGTGTACTTAAAACTAAATGCCCTGTCAGGGAAGCACGAATAGCCGTTTCAGCCGTCTCTTTATCGCGGATTTCTCCCACCATAATAATGTTTGGATCTTGACGGAGAATGGAACGAAGTCCAGCTGCAAAGGTCATCCCGACATTTGGGTTAACCTGAATTTGATTAATTCCTTCTAGCTGATACTCAACCGGATCCTCGATTGTAATAATATTTACCTGTTCACTGTTTAGCTTATTGAGTGCAGCATACAAGGTAGAGGACTTACCTGATCCAGTAGGACCAGTAATCAAAACAATGCCTGTCGGCTGTTCAATCATTTCAGAAAAGCGCTTGAAATTAAGTGAATTAAAGCCAATTTTACTGATATCATTCAAAGTCGCGCCCATATCGAGAATTCGCATAACGATTTTCTCACCATAAACAGTCGGTAAGGTTGAGATCCGCAAATCAACTGGGTGAAAATCAAGATTCATTTTTATCCGTCCATCTTGCGGAACCCGGTGTTCAGTGATATCAAGATTAGCCATAATCTTAATTCTTGCTGTTAATACACTTTGCATATGCCGGGGTAAAACACGTTCTACACGTAAGACACCATCAACTCGATACCTGATTACTACCTTAGTTTCCTGTGGATCAATATGGATATCACTCGCTCTTTGGATGACAGCATTGGTGAGTAGCTGATTAACAAGTTTCACGATAGGTGAATCTTGGTTGGTTACATTATTCTCCTGACCACGCTCATTTATGGGCAGGTCATCAAATAGCTCTTCTAGTCCTTCGTCAGCATTGTAATACTTATTAATTGCCCGTAATATATCGTCTTTCGTAGCTATCGCAGTCTCAATTTGAAATCCAGTTGAAAGGCGTAGATCATCAATAACAATGAAATCCATCGGATCAACCATTGCAATAAAGAGTTTATTGCCTTCCTTTTTTAAGGGCATAATCAAGTTTCTTCTTGCGGTTTCCTTTGAAATTAACGAAAAAAGATTGGTATCAAACGGGTATTGGAACAGACTGATGTGCGGAATACCCAGCTGAGATTCTAATACTTCAGCTAACTGCTGATCGGTAATATATC
This Neobacillus sp. YX16 DNA region includes the following protein-coding sequences:
- a CDS encoding ATPase, T2SS/T4P/T4SS family, translating into MNRRRLGDLLLEEGLITQEQLKSTLEEKAPNQKIGEALLQRGYITDQQLAEVLESQLGIPHISLFQYPFDTNLFSLISKETARRNLIMPLKKEGNKLFIAMVDPMDFIVIDDLRLSTGFQIETAIATKDDILRAINKYYNADEGLEELFDDLPINERGQENNVTNQDSPIVKLVNQLLTNAVIQRASDIHIDPQETKVVIRYRVDGVLRVERVLPRHMQSVLTARIKIMANLDITEHRVPQDGRIKMNLDFHPVDLRISTLPTVYGEKIVMRILDMGATLNDISKIGFNSLNFKRFSEMIEQPTGIVLITGPTGSGKSSTLYAALNKLNSEQVNIITIEDPVEYQLEGINQIQVNPNVGMTFAAGLRSILRQDPNIIMVGEIRDKETAETAIRASLTGHLVLSTLHTNDSLGTVTRLIDMGVEPFLLASSLSGIVAQRLVRKVCRDCGEVQEASKREIEIFAKRGMKIDKITRGKGCSSCNMTGYKGRIALHEVLVLNDDMRRIIMNEDSFQKLKENAIKSKTIFLIDDGLLKVKQGLTTTEEVLRVAMLE